A single region of the Ananas comosus cultivar F153 unplaced genomic scaffold, ASM154086v1, whole genome shotgun sequence genome encodes:
- the LOC109704932 gene encoding uncharacterized protein LOC109704932, which produces MGAGEVRNTMLTSVGGGEWRQQRWNEPSPHKLGHGPAAPPSDGDGRDRSGTTAAGPQMPEEEKGGGGRQQRQPTARALPLELGSVPDLGGGGGPKGGGDRPGRSVGHKRRPRERPQVAAARRRGRTETSARARAGAAAAGRGCGGGPQGRRRPAGRAAETPGTAAGAGSCGGCVRGGRGLDSAWARAGKLQDAAAAALRAAWGGGDRRRGTPRGRGDVDKVP; this is translated from the coding sequence atgggtgcgggggaggtgaggaacacaaTGCTCACCTCAGTTGGCGGCGGAGAGTGGCGGCAGCAACGGTGGAACGAGCCAAGCCCGCACAAGCTAGGGCACGGTCCAGCGGCTCCTCCCAGCGACGGCGATGGCCGGGACAGGTCGGGGACGACAGCGGCGGGTCCCCAGAtgccggaggaggagaagggaggtggcgggcggcagcagcggcagccCACGGCTCGAGCGCTGCCGCTAGAGCTAGGCTCGGTTCCAGacctgggcggcggcggcggcccgaagggcggcggcgaccggccggGAAGGTCGGTGGGACACAAGAGACGGCCGCGGGAGCGACCCCAGGTGGCTGCGGCGCGGAGGAGAGGGCGCACAGAGACCTCAGCCCGAGCTCGGGCTGGGGCGGCTGCTGCTGGCCGAGGCTGCGGTGGCGGCCCGCAGGGGCGCCGGCGACCTGCGGGGAGGGCCGCCGAGACTCCGGGGACGGCGGCGGGAGCGGGTTCATGCGGTGGCTGCGTGCGGGGAGGCCGCGGGTTAgactcggcctgggctcgggctgggAAGCTGCAGGatgcagcagcggcggcgctcCGGGCGGCTTGGGGCGGCGGCGATCGGCGGAGAGGGACGCCGAGGGGTCGGGGCGACGTCGACAAGGTGCCTTGA